Proteins from a genomic interval of Paenibacillus sp. FSL H8-0048:
- a CDS encoding menaquinol-cytochrome c reductase cytochrome b/c subunit: MAHGDDSKEKVVFVGDSRVRRGNGFITPPDYTAYPGKSEAFIPNFLLKEWMVGVVVLVGILVLTISEPAPLGFPANPAASVIPIPDWYFLFLYQYLKLPYASGDYIVLGTLGVTGVAFGALLLAPFLDTGPERRFYRRPIASSLMFLSLAAIVYLTNTAWTEYKHEMAETGQIPEDVQREEKAAENRAAGLPTTSAVKPKDIAIVDKDDPAMALYKQATCITCHAVDMKGSGSIPSLRGVGDKHDQAAILTIIKEGKGQMPPMVETAMGAGLTEQDIDELAGWLAKQKSGQ; this comes from the coding sequence ATGGCACACGGAGACGACTCCAAAGAGAAGGTGGTATTCGTCGGGGATTCCCGGGTCCGCAGAGGGAACGGATTCATTACCCCGCCGGATTATACGGCGTATCCGGGTAAATCGGAAGCCTTTATCCCTAACTTTCTGCTCAAGGAATGGATGGTTGGTGTAGTAGTGCTGGTGGGGATTCTGGTTCTGACCATCTCAGAGCCGGCTCCGCTCGGCTTCCCTGCCAATCCGGCAGCATCGGTTATTCCGATTCCCGACTGGTATTTTCTCTTCCTCTATCAGTATTTGAAGCTTCCTTACGCATCCGGTGACTATATTGTGCTGGGGACGCTGGGTGTGACTGGGGTGGCCTTCGGGGCTCTGCTGCTGGCACCTTTTCTGGATACCGGCCCGGAGCGGCGGTTCTACCGCAGACCGATTGCATCCTCGCTGATGTTCCTGTCCCTCGCTGCAATCGTCTATTTGACCAATACAGCCTGGACAGAATACAAGCATGAGATGGCTGAGACCGGCCAGATTCCAGAGGATGTTCAGCGCGAGGAGAAGGCGGCCGAGAACAGGGCTGCGGGCTTGCCAACCACAAGCGCCGTCAAGCCGAAGGATATTGCCATTGTGGACAAGGACGATCCGGCTATGGCTCTCTATAAGCAAGCAACCTGTATAACCTGCCATGCCGTAGATATGAAGGGCTCCGGCAGTATTCCCTCACTGCGCGGTGTCGGTGACAAGCATGATCAGGCAGCGATTCTTACTATTATAAAAGAAGGTAAGGGTCAGATGCCGCCGATGGTTGAAACAGCTATGGGGGCAGGGCTGACTGAGCAGGATATCGATGAGCTGGCCGGCTGGCTTGCCAAACAAAAAAGCGGACAGTAA
- a CDS encoding ubiquinol-cytochrome c reductase iron-sulfur subunit: MSSLNEEEVSLPQEPPSRNEMSRRQFLTYTLGGATAFMGAGVILPMVRFAVDPILQKKGEGQFIKVAEASKITEEPQEFTFELPQQDGWYASTAMLTAWIRKDANGDIYALSPICKHLGCTVGWNNNKAYPDEYHCPCHGARYTKQGRQLAVAAKPLDQYTTKIDGGWVYLGEIIPNTVSAKEA; encoded by the coding sequence ATGAGCAGCCTTAATGAAGAAGAAGTGTCACTTCCGCAAGAACCGCCCAGCCGAAACGAGATGTCACGCAGACAGTTTTTAACCTATACGTTAGGCGGGGCGACCGCCTTTATGGGGGCCGGCGTTATTTTGCCGATGGTCCGGTTTGCTGTGGACCCGATTTTGCAGAAAAAAGGCGAGGGGCAATTCATCAAGGTAGCCGAAGCGTCCAAAATTACAGAGGAGCCCCAGGAGTTCACCTTCGAGCTTCCGCAGCAGGACGGATGGTATGCCAGTACAGCGATGCTTACGGCGTGGATTCGTAAAGACGCGAACGGAGATATTTATGCGCTTTCACCCATCTGCAAGCATCTGGGCTGCACCGTAGGCTGGAATAATAACAAGGCGTATCCCGATGAATATCATTGCCCTTGCCATGGTGCCCGCTACACGAAGCAGGGCCGGCAACTTGCCGTTGCTGCTAAACCGCTGGACCAGTACACCACCAAGATTGACGGAGGCTGGGTATATCTCGGTGAAATCATTCCTAATACTGTTTCGGCGAAGGAGGCGTGA
- a CDS encoding anti-sigma factor: MQDTRFDVSDERAEAINSKVMERIYLESPWLMPGDGKSAGSSTVFRHRLTLWIACFLAVFISSFLYFTVFKTPSNTTAAQSGIVETGVAGLTLDWSSSYPVESEGGIIEPLVANMGPAHPQYWMVLSTLGVGLSIFLLVRLNRYRRQ, from the coding sequence ATGCAGGATACAAGATTCGATGTCAGCGATGAGCGGGCAGAAGCGATTAACAGTAAGGTTATGGAGCGGATCTATCTGGAGAGCCCTTGGCTTATGCCTGGAGACGGGAAGTCTGCGGGGAGCTCTACAGTATTCCGGCATCGTTTAACCCTCTGGATTGCCTGCTTCTTAGCGGTGTTTATCTCCAGCTTCTTATATTTCACCGTGTTCAAGACCCCTTCGAATACGACGGCGGCACAGAGCGGGATCGTCGAGACAGGTGTGGCAGGCTTAACTCTGGACTGGTCTTCTTCCTATCCGGTGGAGTCTGAGGGCGGGATCATTGAGCCGCTGGTGGCCAATATGGGGCCTGCACATCCGCAGTACTGGATGGTATTGTCGACGCTGGGCGTCGGATTATCCATATTCCTGCTGGTCCGTCTGAACCGGTACCGCAGACAATGA
- a CDS encoding DUF2487 family protein, whose product MKFSDFDSRAWETDGHFYDTCIIPYSGLQGTETPPETATLLERQRDFLELAEQPYKGRVVTYPAVQYAGPGMGAIVNELCRKVKSSGFQYAIVMSANEGLRREDVFESDLLLCLPEIVADSRAGVSAYVRSEIQTLWQNEK is encoded by the coding sequence ATGAAATTCAGTGATTTTGACAGTAGAGCCTGGGAGACCGACGGACATTTTTATGATACGTGCATCATTCCTTATAGCGGACTTCAGGGCACGGAGACTCCGCCTGAGACCGCCACGTTACTTGAACGCCAGCGTGATTTCCTGGAATTGGCTGAACAACCGTACAAGGGGAGGGTCGTGACTTATCCGGCGGTACAGTATGCCGGGCCCGGAATGGGAGCTATTGTGAATGAACTTTGCCGAAAAGTCAAATCCAGCGGCTTCCAGTACGCAATCGTGATGTCTGCCAATGAGGGACTGCGCAGGGAGGATGTTTTTGAAAGCGATTTACTCCTTTGCCTGCCTGAGATAGTGGCTGATTCCAGGGCAGGGGTAAGCGCGTATGTGCGCAGCGAAATCCAGACCTTATGGCAGAATGAAAAATAA
- a CDS encoding DUF1405 domain-containing protein, translating into MPGHWFEKLFRDRRIIWLLFIVNLLGTVYGYMWYGNQLTFTAQTEPLWLLPFVPDSPTASLFFTAALLLLLYPPRGLAGTLARELIEALAVLTSVKYGIWAVSIIVAGGYQGDSITWKDWMLMISHTGMAVEALIYARFFTFRRMLPVALAWTFANDIVDYSQGVYPWLPSVLDDDLITVQYSTMGLTLFSTAAAWLFCGRTRRPALPDRTAMKR; encoded by the coding sequence ATGCCGGGTCATTGGTTTGAGAAGTTATTTAGGGACCGAAGAATAATATGGCTGCTGTTTATCGTAAATCTGCTGGGGACGGTCTACGGATATATGTGGTATGGCAATCAGCTCACATTCACAGCTCAGACGGAACCGCTCTGGCTACTGCCGTTCGTTCCAGACAGCCCTACGGCCAGTCTGTTCTTCACAGCTGCACTACTGCTGTTGCTCTATCCGCCAAGAGGGCTTGCAGGAACACTGGCGCGTGAGCTGATTGAAGCGTTGGCTGTATTAACATCAGTGAAATACGGGATATGGGCGGTCAGTATCATAGTGGCCGGCGGTTATCAGGGGGATTCGATCACCTGGAAGGACTGGATGCTGATGATCTCCCATACCGGAATGGCTGTAGAAGCCTTGATCTATGCCCGGTTCTTCACCTTTCGGAGAATGCTGCCTGTGGCGCTTGCGTGGACGTTCGCTAATGATATAGTGGATTATTCACAAGGCGTGTATCCATGGCTGCCCTCGGTGCTTGATGATGATCTTATCACTGTTCAGTATTCCACCATGGGGCTTACGCTGTTCAGTACAGCCGCTGCCTGGCTGTTTTGCGGCCGGACAAGGCGTCCGGCACTTCCGGACAGAACTGCCATGAAGCGCTGA
- the trpA gene encoding tryptophan synthase subunit alpha, which yields MTTETTNRMDLAFNRLKAEGRTALIPFLTVGDPDLETTLDIIAELEAAGADILELGVPYSDPLADGPVIQRASARALRSKVHLRTCMETALKARQAGSGLPFILFTYYNPVLQMGLDTFFAELNTHEISGLIIPDLPVEESEDMRARSRAAGVNLIPLVAPTSSERIARIVSGASGFVYCVSSLGVTGERSSFHSGVDEFIASVRRSTDLPIAVGFGISTGEQVSRFAKICDGVVVGSAIVRKVEEVIPLLSQPQTRSAGLLQIREFVSQLRPN from the coding sequence ATGACAACTGAAACGACTAACCGGATGGACCTGGCTTTTAACCGGCTGAAGGCGGAAGGCCGTACTGCCCTTATTCCGTTCCTTACCGTAGGCGATCCTGATCTGGAGACTACACTGGATATTATTGCCGAGCTGGAGGCAGCGGGAGCGGATATCCTGGAGCTTGGCGTTCCTTACTCCGATCCGCTGGCCGACGGTCCGGTCATCCAGCGGGCGTCTGCAAGAGCGCTGCGCAGCAAGGTTCATCTGCGCACCTGTATGGAGACGGCGCTGAAAGCACGGCAGGCTGGCAGCGGGCTGCCGTTCATCCTGTTCACGTATTATAATCCGGTGCTGCAGATGGGGCTGGATACGTTTTTTGCGGAGCTGAATACCCATGAGATCAGCGGGCTGATTATTCCCGACCTGCCGGTTGAGGAGTCAGAAGACATGCGTGCACGCAGCCGTGCCGCCGGTGTGAATCTCATTCCGCTCGTGGCCCCGACCTCCAGCGAACGGATTGCCCGGATCGTATCCGGTGCAAGCGGCTTTGTCTATTGCGTATCCTCGCTCGGGGTAACCGGGGAACGCTCAAGCTTCCACAGCGGAGTAGATGAATTCATAGCGTCCGTCCGCCGTTCTACGGACCTGCCTATCGCTGTAGGATTCGGGATCTCCACCGGAGAACAGGTATCCCGGTTTGCCAAGATCTGTGATGGTGTAGTAGTCGGAAGCGCCATTGTCCGCAAGGTGGAGGAGGTTATTCCCCTCTTGTCCCAGCCGCAGACGAGAAGCGCCGGACTGTTGCAAATTCGTGAATTTGTGTCACAATTAAGACCTAATTAA
- a CDS encoding prephenate dehydrogenase, producing MTTKIAIFGVGLIGGSLALCFKGKEGLTVVGHAHRPESAAKYVSRGVVDQATLSLEEAALDADYIFLCVPVGMLEDYLQRLSRLPLKAGCIITDVGSTKASIAACALTLDIPGVHFIGGHPMAGSERSGVEAASSLLFENAYYVLTPPPGVPEAAYQALESLLLHTRAQIVRLDPERHDEIVGAISHLPHIIAVALVNQIHAYDHSDSLYSTLAAGGFRDITRIASSDPIIWRDILLNNRSVMLRLLKDWNDEVSSFIHLLESGDGAGIESAFQEANQFRSQLPERRKGMITPLFDLHIDVPDHPGIIGRIATELGDQGINLSNVQIIESREDVPGIMRLSFRQENDMERARILLQENDYTVYM from the coding sequence ATGACGACAAAAATAGCAATTTTCGGTGTCGGCCTGATCGGCGGCTCACTGGCCCTATGCTTCAAAGGTAAGGAGGGTCTGACCGTTGTAGGCCATGCCCACCGTCCTGAATCTGCTGCCAAATATGTGAGCAGAGGTGTGGTTGATCAGGCTACATTATCTCTTGAGGAAGCTGCACTGGATGCGGATTATATTTTTCTGTGTGTGCCGGTCGGCATGCTTGAGGACTACCTTCAGCGGTTAAGCAGGCTGCCGCTGAAGGCGGGCTGTATCATTACAGATGTCGGCAGCACCAAAGCCAGTATCGCTGCGTGTGCCCTTACACTGGATATTCCCGGCGTACATTTCATCGGAGGCCATCCCATGGCCGGATCGGAGCGTTCAGGCGTAGAGGCAGCCTCCTCCTTATTGTTCGAGAATGCGTACTACGTGCTCACGCCCCCGCCAGGAGTACCTGAAGCGGCATACCAGGCTCTGGAGTCGCTCCTGCTACATACGAGAGCGCAGATTGTCCGGCTTGATCCGGAGCGCCATGATGAGATTGTAGGAGCGATCAGCCATCTGCCGCATATTATTGCGGTAGCCCTGGTGAATCAGATTCATGCCTATGACCATTCGGACTCCTTGTACAGCACGCTGGCTGCGGGGGGCTTCCGTGATATTACCCGGATTGCTTCGAGCGATCCGATCATCTGGCGCGATATTCTGCTGAATAACCGCTCTGTGATGCTGCGGCTGCTGAAGGATTGGAACGATGAGGTGTCCTCGTTCATTCATCTGCTGGAGAGCGGGGATGGTGCAGGGATCGAGTCGGCCTTCCAGGAGGCGAATCAATTCCGCAGCCAGCTTCCTGAGCGGCGCAAGGGAATGATCACTCCGCTGTTCGATCTGCATATTGATGTTCCCGATCATCCCGGCATTATCGGCCGGATTGCTACGGAGCTGGGCGACCAGGGCATCAACCTCAGCAACGTGCAGATTATTGAGAGCCGCGAGGATGTTCCCGGGATCATGCGCTTATCCTTCCGCCAGGAGAACGATATGGAGCGGGCCAGAATTCTGTTGCAGGAGAATGATTATACCGTATATATGTAA
- the hisC gene encoding histidinol-phosphate transaminase, protein MNPKPNIVDLPVYKPGKPIEEVKKELGLSEVIKLASNENPYGAAPSAKAAIVAELDNLFLYPDGSAAELTATLAKHLGVAGYRIIFGCGSDEIIALIARAFFLPGDETIMADQTFSVYKSNADIEGAVTIEVPLKDGTHDLDAMLAKISDRTKIVWICNPNNPTGTIVPEDALISFLDAVPAGVMVVLDEAYYEYVTDLSYTDGIKLIDKYPNLVVLRTFSKIYGLAALRIGYGVASQQVISLINQVREPFNTTRLAQVAAVAALSDQEYVQQCRALNSAGIVQLEAEFARLGLTSFPAHGNFIMVDVRKPAAEVFDTLLRQGIIVRTGFHRYPTYLRVTIGSAEQNTAFVAALEQALKEQEVRT, encoded by the coding sequence ATGAATCCAAAACCGAATATCGTTGACCTTCCTGTCTACAAGCCAGGGAAGCCGATTGAAGAAGTCAAGAAGGAGCTGGGCTTAAGCGAAGTCATTAAGCTGGCATCCAACGAGAATCCTTACGGGGCTGCACCAAGTGCGAAGGCCGCTATCGTAGCGGAGCTGGATAACCTCTTTTTATACCCGGACGGCTCTGCCGCTGAGCTGACGGCGACGCTGGCTAAGCACCTGGGCGTGGCGGGTTACCGTATTATTTTCGGATGCGGATCGGATGAGATTATTGCTCTGATTGCCCGTGCCTTCTTCCTGCCCGGCGACGAGACGATTATGGCAGATCAGACTTTCTCTGTATATAAGAGCAATGCGGATATCGAAGGGGCTGTAACTATAGAAGTCCCGCTTAAGGACGGAACGCATGATCTGGACGCGATGCTGGCGAAGATTTCGGACCGGACCAAAATCGTCTGGATTTGCAATCCGAACAATCCAACCGGTACCATTGTGCCTGAGGATGCTCTGATTTCGTTCCTGGATGCAGTACCTGCGGGCGTAATGGTAGTCCTCGATGAAGCCTATTATGAATATGTGACGGATCTCAGCTACACTGATGGCATTAAGCTGATCGACAAATACCCTAATCTGGTAGTCCTTCGTACCTTCTCCAAAATCTATGGTCTTGCTGCGCTCCGTATCGGCTATGGTGTAGCCAGCCAGCAGGTGATCTCCCTGATTAATCAGGTGCGTGAGCCGTTCAATACGACCCGCCTGGCTCAGGTGGCGGCTGTAGCGGCACTCTCCGATCAGGAATATGTGCAGCAGTGCCGTGCCCTTAACAGTGCAGGGATTGTGCAGCTTGAGGCGGAATTCGCGCGTCTAGGGCTTACGTCGTTCCCGGCTCACGGGAACTTCATTATGGTGGATGTACGTAAGCCTGCGGCTGAAGTCTTCGATACGCTGCTGCGGCAAGGAATCATCGTCAGAACAGGCTTCCACCGGTATCCGACCTATCTGCGGGTGACCATCGGCTCCGCCGAGCAGAACACAGCCTTCGTAGCTGCCCTGGAGCAAGCGCTGAAGGAGCAGGAAGTTCGCACATAA
- a CDS encoding RNA polymerase sigma factor encodes MTDSQLIQLIKQGDTELYSELMRRYQRKILAFVYHMLKNSHMELIAEDLCSETFYKAFRSLHSFREVDASFSTWLYTIARNTVLSELRKNRAGNVSLEESGYTPVAPLDVAPEQAALRKERMELVREAINNLPEKQRSALILREYDQMDYQEIAVILEQSVSSVKSLLFRARSSVKLQLESYFYEPEAEEQAERV; translated from the coding sequence ATGACGGATTCCCAGTTGATCCAGCTAATCAAGCAAGGCGATACAGAATTATACTCGGAACTCATGCGACGATATCAACGCAAGATATTGGCGTTTGTGTACCACATGCTGAAGAACTCCCATATGGAGCTGATTGCCGAAGACCTCTGTTCAGAGACCTTCTACAAAGCCTTCCGGAGTCTTCATTCCTTCCGGGAAGTTGATGCTTCTTTCTCCACATGGCTGTACACGATTGCCCGCAATACAGTGCTGAGTGAACTTCGTAAGAACCGTGCCGGGAATGTGTCGCTCGAAGAGAGCGGATATACGCCTGTGGCACCGCTTGATGTTGCGCCGGAACAGGCAGCATTGCGTAAGGAACGGATGGAGCTCGTCCGCGAAGCGATTAACAATCTCCCGGAGAAGCAGCGTTCCGCGCTGATTCTGCGTGAATATGATCAGATGGATTATCAGGAAATTGCTGTGATTCTGGAGCAGAGCGTCAGCTCAGTGAAGTCACTGCTGTTCCGGGCTAGAAGCAGTGTGAAGCTGCAGCTCGAATCCTATTTCTATGAGCCTGAAGCTGAAGAGCAGGCTGAGAGGGTGTAA
- a CDS encoding histidine phosphatase family protein, with product MLIGLIRHGLTDWNAVGKIQGQSDIPLNDEGRRQAEMLGDRLLQEPYHWDYCITSSLSRAAETGKIVAAKLGIPLLEPDDRIRERAYGQVEGMTAEAREAKWGKDWKLLSLGQESDEALQVRGLAFLEDITARFPGKNVLVISHGGFLAQLYTALYKDKYSERLGNLSLTILEKNEQEWNPLLYNCTRHILQKQH from the coding sequence ATGCTGATCGGCTTAATACGCCATGGGCTGACGGATTGGAATGCGGTAGGTAAAATTCAGGGACAAAGTGATATTCCGCTGAATGATGAAGGCAGGCGGCAGGCTGAGATGCTGGGCGACCGGCTGCTGCAGGAGCCTTACCACTGGGACTATTGTATTACCAGCAGCCTGTCGCGTGCAGCAGAGACCGGCAAGATCGTAGCGGCCAAGCTGGGTATTCCTCTCCTTGAGCCGGATGACCGTATCCGTGAGCGTGCCTACGGCCAGGTGGAGGGCATGACAGCCGAAGCCCGTGAAGCCAAATGGGGCAAGGATTGGAAGCTGCTGTCTCTGGGACAGGAGAGCGATGAGGCGCTTCAGGTCCGGGGTCTTGCATTCCTGGAGGATATTACGGCCCGCTTCCCGGGTAAGAATGTCCTGGTCATCTCCCATGGAGGATTCCTTGCGCAGCTCTACACCGCACTTTACAAAGACAAATATTCGGAACGGCTCGGCAATCTCTCACTCACGATTCTGGAGAAGAATGAGCAGGAATGGAATCCTTTATTGTACAACTGTACCCGTCATATTTTACAAAAACAGCATTAA
- the trpB gene encoding tryptophan synthase subunit beta: MIQVPDKNGRFGSFGGRFVPETLMTALIELEEAYNKFSADPAFQEEIDYLLKQYSGRETPLYYAERLSKQLGEAKIYLKREDLNHTGAHKINNAIGQGILAKMMGKTKVIAETGAGQHGVATATVAALLGMECKVFMGEEDTRRQALNVFRMKLLGAEVIPVTSGSRTLKDAGNEALRYWVSNVEDTFYVLGSAVGPHPYPMMVRNFQRIIGDETRRQILEAEGRLPDLLVAAVGGGSNAIGMFYPFMEDEQVAMIGVEAAGKGVDTPFHAATMSKGSHGVFQGSLSYLLQDEHGQVIEAHSISAGLDYPGVGPEHSYLKDIHRAQYVPVTDAEALDALKLLCVTEGIIPALESAHAIAHVVKLGKTLTKDDIVVICLSGRGDKDVESIMAYTEGASGNDN; the protein is encoded by the coding sequence ATGATACAAGTACCGGACAAAAATGGACGTTTTGGTTCTTTTGGAGGCCGCTTCGTTCCTGAGACCTTGATGACTGCGCTGATTGAGCTGGAGGAAGCTTACAATAAATTCTCGGCAGACCCGGCCTTTCAGGAGGAAATAGATTATCTGCTCAAGCAGTATTCGGGCCGCGAGACCCCGCTGTATTATGCAGAGCGGCTAAGTAAGCAGCTTGGCGAGGCCAAGATCTATCTGAAGCGGGAGGACCTCAATCATACAGGCGCCCACAAGATCAACAACGCGATCGGACAAGGCATCCTGGCCAAAATGATGGGTAAAACCAAGGTGATTGCCGAAACCGGCGCAGGCCAGCACGGAGTAGCTACAGCTACGGTAGCCGCCTTGCTCGGCATGGAATGCAAGGTGTTCATGGGTGAAGAGGATACCCGCCGCCAGGCGCTCAATGTCTTCCGCATGAAGCTGCTCGGGGCAGAGGTTATTCCGGTGACCTCAGGCTCCAGAACGCTGAAGGATGCCGGGAATGAGGCGCTACGCTACTGGGTGAGCAATGTCGAAGATACATTCTACGTGCTTGGCTCGGCGGTAGGTCCCCATCCGTATCCGATGATGGTCCGCAACTTCCAGCGGATTATCGGGGATGAGACCCGCCGCCAGATTCTGGAGGCGGAAGGACGTCTGCCCGATCTGCTGGTTGCCGCAGTAGGCGGAGGCAGCAATGCCATCGGTATGTTCTATCCGTTCATGGAGGATGAGCAGGTGGCGATGATTGGTGTTGAAGCTGCCGGTAAAGGCGTAGATACTCCGTTCCATGCAGCAACCATGAGCAAGGGAAGCCATGGCGTGTTCCAGGGCTCGCTGAGCTATCTGCTGCAGGACGAGCACGGACAGGTCATCGAGGCCCATTCCATATCGGCCGGACTGGATTATCCGGGCGTGGGGCCTGAGCATTCCTATCTCAAGGACATTCACCGTGCCCAATACGTGCCGGTGACCGATGCCGAAGCGCTGGATGCACTGAAGCTGCTCTGCGTGACGGAGGGCATTATTCCCGCCCTGGAATCGGCTCATGCCATTGCCCATGTGGTGAAGCTCGGCAAGACGCTGACCAAGGATGATATTGTGGTGATCTGCCTGTCGGGACGCGGTGACAAAGATGTCGAATCCATTATGGCTTATACGGAAGGGGCGAGCGGTAATGACAACTGA
- a CDS encoding gamma carbonic anhydrase family protein, with translation MRIAYGSYIPQLDESVYVAEGAKLVGDVRISKQSSVWFNAVLRGDLAPVIIGERCNIQDGVVGHVAEGLPLVLADDISVGHSAIIHGCRIGKGTLIGMGAIVLNGAEIGEYALIGAGSIVTENKIIPPYTLSLGTPAKVIRELTEQDLLRMARTSESYVKKALEYGIS, from the coding sequence ATGCGGATTGCCTATGGGAGTTACATACCGCAGCTTGATGAATCAGTCTATGTGGCGGAAGGCGCTAAGCTCGTTGGCGATGTAAGAATAAGCAAACAATCCAGTGTCTGGTTCAACGCCGTACTTCGCGGTGACCTGGCGCCGGTGATCATCGGGGAACGCTGCAATATCCAGGACGGTGTGGTCGGCCATGTGGCGGAAGGATTGCCGCTGGTGCTTGCGGATGACATCTCGGTCGGGCATTCAGCAATCATCCACGGCTGCCGGATAGGCAAGGGCACATTAATCGGAATGGGTGCAATTGTACTGAACGGAGCAGAGATTGGTGAATATGCTTTAATAGGAGCCGGCTCTATTGTAACCGAGAACAAAATCATTCCTCCGTACACGCTCTCCTTGGGCACACCGGCCAAAGTAATCCGTGAACTGACTGAGCAGGATCTGCTGAGGATGGCACGCACAAGTGAAAGCTATGTGAAAAAAGCATTGGAATACGGAATTTCTTAA
- the qcrB gene encoding menaquinol-cytochrome c reductase cytochrome b subunit, translated as MFKNVYNWIDERLDITPIWRDVADHEVPEHVNPAHHFSAFVYCFGGLTFFITVIQILSGMFLTMYYVPDIINAYASVEYLQTKVAFGKIVRGMHHWGASLVIVMMFLHTMRVFFTGSYKAPREMNWVVGMLIFFVMLGLGLTGYLLPWDNKAYFATKVTLEIANSVPFMGPVLKELMQGGSIAGAETLTRFFALHVFFLPAVLLILLVGHFIMIRRQGISGPL; from the coding sequence GTGTTCAAAAACGTATATAACTGGATTGATGAACGTCTGGATATTACACCGATCTGGAGAGATGTTGCCGACCACGAGGTCCCTGAGCATGTCAATCCGGCACACCATTTTTCAGCCTTTGTCTACTGCTTCGGCGGACTAACGTTCTTCATCACTGTCATACAGATCCTTTCAGGAATGTTCCTGACCATGTACTATGTCCCGGATATTATTAATGCCTATGCCAGTGTGGAATATCTGCAGACCAAGGTCGCCTTTGGTAAAATCGTACGCGGCATGCATCACTGGGGCGCGAGTCTCGTCATTGTGATGATGTTCCTTCATACGATGCGTGTGTTCTTCACCGGTTCGTACAAGGCTCCACGCGAGATGAACTGGGTAGTGGGGATGCTGATTTTTTTCGTCATGCTGGGACTGGGTCTAACCGGTTATCTGCTTCCGTGGGACAATAAGGCGTACTTCGCCACCAAGGTTACGCTGGAGATCGCCAATTCGGTTCCGTTCATGGGGCCGGTGCTCAAGGAGCTGATGCAGGGCGGCAGTATCGCCGGGGCCGAGACGCTGACCCGGTTCTTCGCCTTACATGTATTCTTCCTCCCGGCGGTTCTGCTTATTCTGCTTGTCGGGCACTTCATTATGATCCGCAGACAAGGCATATCCGGTCCGCTGTAA
- a CDS encoding IDEAL domain-containing protein, translating into MDKMKATYEVMLGLAAEMVWDEALRKRRTDMLYLEIDTALAAGDEAAFRNLTEELKSLA; encoded by the coding sequence ATGGACAAAATGAAGGCTACTTATGAAGTGATGCTGGGGCTGGCTGCGGAAATGGTGTGGGATGAAGCATTAAGAAAGCGTCGTACCGACATGTTGTACCTGGAGATTGACACGGCGCTGGCTGCCGGTGATGAGGCAGCTTTCCGGAATCTGACTGAAGAACTGAAAAGTTTGGCATAG